The sequence CTCTCGCTGCTCGCAACCAAAAGGACATTCTCATACCTTAGAATGAGGTCCTCTTGGTAGGCGAGCCCCTCTTAATTAACCTGTTCTCCACTCAGATACTGAGGGAAAGGCTGAGGTGATGAGGCAGACAAgggtgaaaagaaacaaaagagagGTGGTTTGAGTAAATCTTGATGTTGGAAATGATGTCACAGGATAATTTTATTGGAAAAGAAATCATCCCTATTCCCCATAAGCAAACATAGACATCCCATGGGCCTCAACCATGCCGAGTCTTTGGTGGGAACATGAACGGTTGAGCTTGTGGGTTTACACAGAAGGTGAGGAGGAAGgaagaagaggaaagaaaaagggAAGGCAGAAAGCAGAGGGATAACTGTCTTTCTCGTCTTCTGGCGTTCTCTTtactcctccttctcctctccGTGTGTGATGACGTAGCAGATGTTCTTGTAGTCTACGTTGCCAGCAACATCTGGGGGGAAGGCGGCCCACATGTTCTTAACCTGTGGAGGAAAATTCACAGATTAAGGCtgtaaattatacatacaggctcagaTTTACACATACACACCACCTactgtttgaaaacattttcaattaacTTGTTGCAGAAAAACCCAGGACGTTTtgagccatcaacaagcttctacCAGCAATGCCTGTAAACTATCAATAGGGCTGAGACTGAGACTTAATGTTTACCGACTTTAGCTATTCATAGGTGTTTTTGTTCTGACTATCCAACTGTATCCACATTTTAACCTTCTGAACCAAGCAGTCCCcctcaaatgaaagaaaaatggttaTGACTTTCAAAAACAACTCATTAACCAGCGAGGCTCAAACCTGCCATGTCCTGGAAATAGTTGGAAAACCAGTGTCAAAGCACACATTGAACCCAGTTTAACATTAACATGTTCCGTTGCCTGGAACACAACGTCAGTGTTACTGGTGCATTGCAAGAAATGGCTAAAGTGATGAAGATGTAAAACTAAAGCTATATGAGCTCTATAAATTTTGCCTAGATGAGAggtcaaatatccagtcagGATTATGCCACAAGCTTCTTAATAGAAAGCATGTGGtcaagtattttgtttttaatattaactGATGTGTTTTTCATCTCATTATTCCACTCTAAAAATATCTTCCCCACTGCATTTTAAAAAGCCCCAAATGCATGTGCTATTTGTGCCAATGATTAGGGTTCATGTAAACCTCAGGCCATGTCTTTGCTTTCTAGCAACCAAAATTAATGAAGACAAACAGTAATCTTACATCTTCTGGGGTGAACCTGTCACACTGAGTGGTCAGGAGCTCCTGGAGGCTGGGAGAGGCAAAGCAAAAGATTCAAAGGGTTAAAAATCAATTCACCTTGTTTAGAAATGCACGGTGAatagaaaacaagaaaatcagAGTTCTTACAATTCCTTCTTGATGGTTCCTGTAGCCTCAGGGTCCAGGACTTTGAAGGCAGTGAGAATAACATCCTCAGGATCAGCACCTGATAACAAAAGACGGTTTCATGTCTTCTGCAGTCTGAAGCAGCATAACCAAACCCAACCCACTGTTTGTTGGGGCAAAAAATCAGTACCCACCCTTCAGCTTCTCTCCAAACATGGTAAGGAAGACGGTGAAGTTGATAGGGCCACTGGCCTCCTTGATCATGGCCTCCAGCTCCTCATTCTTCACGTTCAGTTGACCTTCATAtagcagaaagaaaaatgaacacaagaggcCATCAAACAAAGCGACACAGGCATCTTCCCGGAGCGGtcgtgttttattttaacaagagCTCACCCATTGAGGCCAGCACGTCTCTCAGGTCATCTTTGCTGATGATGCCGTCTCTGTTCTGGTCAATGATTGTGAAGGCCTGCCAAGTGGAGATTGAGTTTATTACTGGGACACAAAAACAGCTCTTGACTCAGTGtcatgcaaatgtattcatactccATGACTTTCTCCACATTTTGGATCACCTGGACAAtcacaaatttaaatgtgttttaatgggattttgtATGATACACATATTCAGATAACTGtgaggagaaaacaaaataaatgtttttgtagttttccttttgtattcagccccctttacccTGGATGCCCCACgataaaatccactgcaaccaaATGCCTTTAGAAACCAGCTAATTAGAAAATAGGGTCCAGAGTGTGGCACAAGTTCAAATCTACCAAAGTATGGTCGTCCACTTACAGTAACGGTCCAGGCAAGAAgagaattaatcagagaagcagccaagaggctaaCATTggaagagatccacagctcagatagaAAGATGTGTCGACAGGGCTACTATTCGTCAtctactccacaaatctggcctttatggaaaagtggcaagaagaaagatacaataattctgtttgcagtttgctacagtagcggacacagcaaacacgtgGAAAATGTTCTCATCTACTCAGATGGGATCAAAAATGTTTTGGCCTATATGGAAAACACCCATACCTCCCCTTTGTGTAACGTGGTTGTGCCAACATCAAgctgtggtgatgcttttcCTCAGAAGGGACAGGGATGGTTGGAgatgatggaaggaaggatggagctaaatacaggacaaaccTGTGGGGTGACCGTggttcagtaggaagagtagttgtcttgcaatcagaaggttgtgggttcatttccagcttcctcctgccttATGTCAatatgcccctgggcaaggtacttaacctcaagttgcctaccgatcggtgtatgaatgtctGAGTGTTAGTGCagttgggtgaatgtggctctagtgtaaagtgctttgagtggtcaatatgactggaaaggcgctatataagatCAGTCCATTTACCTGGAAGAAGATCTATTGCTGCAAAAGACTCACGCTCTAGCACGACAACGACCCTAAATAAACCGCCAGAGCTTtgatggaatggtttagatcaaggcatattcatgtgttagattggcctagtcaaagaccaGATCTGAATCCAATTTAAAATCTGCCTCAAGACTTAAATCCTAAAAGATATCCTAAAAGACTAGAAGTTGTTATTGGAGCAAAAGGTGATGTTGACTGAGATGGGGCTGaatacaccacacttttcagttttttatttgaagaaaataaaatatgtcatcCTTTCGCTTCACAGctgtgtgctactttgtgtttcgatgtgacaaatgtaaaaattatttaacatgTCTGAATATGTTTGAAATGCcctgcagctttttattttcttgaagTTGCAGCTGGGAAGTAACTTTAACAGAGGCTGCACCCAAAATGTCAGATTTGAGGATTCTAGGAAGGACTGACCAGGGTGCTTATTGCACCCTTCTCCAGTCTTTTCTTACAAGTTAATTTGGGAAAGTATCATTAGGGAACAGCTGTCCGATCCCTTCTGCGATGTGCCAGTGTAACTTAAGATAACCTCTCGGACCTGAACTTAGTCACCAACCTTTTTCTCAACCCTCCAGGCTTGCCTTGCTA is a genomic window of Girardinichthys multiradiatus isolate DD_20200921_A chromosome X, DD_fGirMul_XY1, whole genome shotgun sequence containing:
- the LOC124863300 gene encoding myosin regulatory light chain 2, skeletal muscle, yielding MAPKKAKRRAAAGEGGSSNVFSMFEQSQIQEYKEAFTIIDQNRDGIISKDDLRDVLASMGQLNVKNEELEAMIKEASGPINFTVFLTMFGEKLKGADPEDVILTAFKVLDPEATGTIKKEFLQELLTTQCDRFTPEDVKNMWAAFPPDVAGNVDYKNICYVITHGEEKEE